In Deltaproteobacteria bacterium, the genomic stretch GCTTGTTGGGGAAGAACTGATAGACCGAGCCGATCGAGGTGCCCGCACGCGCGGCGATGCCCTCCATCGTGGTGTCTGCGAAGCCGAAGCGCGCGAACGACTCGGCGGCCGCCTCCACGATCCCCTCGAGGCGGCGTTGACTCCGCACCTGGGTCGGACGCCGCCGCGCCGGGCCCTCGACGACCGCCGCCGCACGGGCGCTTTTCCCCGTGGTCTTGGAGGCTTGGCGCTGTTTCGCCGGTGTGCTGCGAGGCGGCAACTTGCCAAAAAATGAGGCTCGCCTCAGATATTGTCAAACATGAGGACGCCCTCACATTTGGTCGAGCTCCCCGACACGCATGAGGGTCTGCCGCCCGGTCCCGGCGGCCTGCCGTGGAGCGGCCTCGCGCTGCTGCGCGACCCGCTCGGCAACCTGACGCAGGCCCACGCGCGCTACGGCGATGCGATGACGTTCCGCGTCGGCCCGCTGCGCTTCGTCGCGGTGGCCGACCCCGCGCTCGCGCAGCACGTGCTGGTTCGCAACCATCGCAACTACGTCAAGAGTCGCAGCTACGCGGGACTCCGACTGGTGCTCGGCAACGGCCTGGTCACCAGCGAGGGCGAGGTGTGGCGACGGCAACGCAAGCTCGCGCAGCCGGCATTCCACCGCCAGCGCCTCGCCCGTCTCGCCGAGACCATGGCGACCTGCGTCGACGAGCGCATGGGCGAGTGGGCCGCCCGCAGCGACACCGCGATCGACATCCACGGCGAGATGATGCAGCTGACGCTGCGCATCGTCGCCCGCACGCTCTTCGGCACCGACCTCGCGGCCGACGGCGGCGACGTGCTGGCGCAGCTCGGCCCCGCCGTCACCGAGGCCCTGCACAAAGCCGAGCAGTATGCAGAGTCGTTGATCCGCTTGCCGCTGTGGCTGCCGACCAGCTCCAACCGCCGCTTCGCCAAGGCCAAGAAGCTGCTCGACGGCATCGTGCACGGCATCATCGAACGCCGCCGCAGCGGCGGCGAGGCCCACGACGACGTGCTCGGCATGCTCATGTCTGCGACCGACGAGCACGACGGCGGCGGCATGGACGACGCACAGCTGCGCGACGAGGTGATGACGTTGTTCATGGCGGGGCACGAGAC encodes the following:
- a CDS encoding cytochrome P450 — encoded protein: MRTPSHLVELPDTHEGLPPGPGGLPWSGLALLRDPLGNLTQAHARYGDAMTFRVGPLRFVAVADPALAQHVLVRNHRNYVKSRSYAGLRLVLGNGLVTSEGEVWRRQRKLAQPAFHRQRLARLAETMATCVDERMGEWAARSDTAIDIHGEMMQLTLRIVARTLFGTDLAADGGDVLAQLGPAVTEALHKAEQYAESLIRLPLWLPTSSNRRFAKAKKLLDGIVHGIIERRRSGGEAHDDVLGMLMSATDEHDGGGMDDAQLRDEVMTLFMAGHETIATASTWTLLLLHQHPEIAARVRDEARSVLAGRPPSFDDLPRLPYLGQVIDESMRLYPPVWIVERQALAEDQLGPWRIPKDTIVGVSPWLMHRHPGLWDEPLRFDPDRFAPERLQERAKLAYLPFGAGPRICIGNHFALMEAKIILATIVQRWSISVDAPEAVRFDPSVTLRPAGGLPGRLHALA